In Desulfitobacterium chlororespirans DSM 11544, one DNA window encodes the following:
- a CDS encoding ABC transporter ATP-binding protein, with the protein MIGELFGYIGKKGKMTMIAAIIFETGNALLTAAIMLTILNMLYGVLAEPSQGLTAYFVRFGILLGAKFFCTIVTMMTMHDAGFAMETQLKERVVRRLKEFSLGFYTHEQLGNISTVVHDDVENLQKSISHVGVKMLADIFTAAVIGIALLMLDWRMGLVMMSLLPLSFLFQALGYKKALRLKNENAANLGTMVSRFVEFTRNIPLLKTFRGGLLFQDYVKESAANFEKSSKAEARQGAKDSAKYFLPFELCFALLALAGSLLTVNGNLAVQDFIAFIVFSRVFYTPFANMESYRVTWAQIQSSFGRISKLLQAPVVEKPQAPQRPNTFDIAFKQVGFHYEENGFALHDVDFHLPQGSLTALVGPSGSGKTTVTNLLLRFWEVDSGAIEVGGVDIRRMDYDEWLANVSIVMQNVILFADTIYENIRTGHLDATREQVEEAARKAMIHDFIMGLPDGYDTMLGENGARLSGGEKQRISIARAFLKDAPVLLLDEVTSNVDSLNEVLIQKAISKLSQGRTVLMIAHHLQTIKTAEQILVFKEGVVVERGNHDRLLQQDGVYAKLWQAQAAAQEWSIA; encoded by the coding sequence ATGATCGGGGAATTATTCGGCTATATTGGGAAAAAGGGCAAAATGACCATGATTGCCGCCATTATTTTTGAGACCGGCAATGCCTTGCTTACAGCCGCTATCATGCTGACGATTTTAAATATGCTCTATGGGGTGCTCGCTGAACCAAGCCAGGGATTGACTGCTTATTTTGTTCGTTTCGGCATCTTGTTAGGGGCTAAGTTTTTCTGCACCATCGTGACCATGATGACTATGCACGATGCAGGCTTTGCTATGGAAACCCAGCTTAAGGAGCGTGTCGTACGCCGCCTGAAAGAATTTTCACTGGGATTTTACACCCATGAGCAACTTGGGAATATCAGTACGGTGGTTCATGACGATGTGGAGAATCTGCAAAAATCAATATCCCATGTAGGGGTCAAAATGCTGGCCGATATATTTACCGCTGCGGTTATCGGGATCGCCCTCCTGATGTTGGATTGGCGGATGGGGCTTGTGATGATGTCCCTGCTGCCCCTGTCTTTCCTGTTCCAGGCCCTGGGATATAAAAAGGCCCTCAGGCTCAAAAATGAGAATGCCGCTAACCTGGGCACAATGGTGTCCCGCTTTGTAGAATTTACCAGGAACATTCCGCTGCTCAAAACCTTCCGTGGCGGTCTGCTGTTTCAGGATTATGTAAAGGAAAGCGCCGCCAATTTTGAAAAGAGCAGTAAAGCAGAGGCGAGACAGGGGGCCAAAGATTCGGCCAAGTATTTTCTCCCCTTTGAGTTGTGCTTTGCTTTGCTCGCCTTAGCGGGCAGTTTGTTAACGGTCAACGGCAATCTGGCTGTTCAAGATTTTATTGCCTTCATTGTGTTCAGCCGGGTTTTTTATACCCCCTTTGCCAATATGGAGAGCTATCGGGTGACCTGGGCCCAGATCCAAAGCTCATTTGGCCGTATCTCAAAATTATTGCAGGCCCCGGTAGTTGAAAAGCCCCAGGCACCCCAAAGGCCGAATACATTTGATATTGCCTTTAAGCAGGTCGGTTTTCACTATGAGGAAAACGGGTTTGCATTGCATGATGTGGATTTCCATTTGCCACAGGGCAGTTTGACGGCCTTGGTGGGCCCGTCCGGCTCAGGCAAAACCACGGTCACCAATCTGCTTTTGCGCTTCTGGGAAGTGGATTCGGGCGCAATTGAGGTAGGGGGCGTGGATATCCGCCGGATGGATTATGACGAATGGCTTGCCAATGTCAGCATTGTAATGCAAAATGTCATTTTGTTTGCCGATACTATCTATGAAAATATCCGCACCGGCCACCTCGACGCTACCCGGGAGCAAGTGGAGGAGGCCGCCAGGAAGGCCATGATTCATGACTTCATCATGGGATTGCCCGATGGGTATGACACTATGCTGGGTGAGAACGGCGCACGCCTCTCGGGGGGTGAGAAACAACGGATTTCTATTGCCAGGGCATTTTTGAAGGACGCCCCCGTTTTGCTGTTGGATGAAGTGACCAGCAATGTGGATTCCTTGAACGAAGTGCTGATCCAAAAGGCAATCAGCAAGCTTTCCCAAGGGCGTACCGTACTGATGATTGCCCATCATCTCCAAACCATTAAGACAGCTGAGCAGATTCTGGTGTTCAAGGAGGGGGTTGTTGTTGAACGCGGTAACCATGACCGGCTGCTGCAACAGGATGGGGTGTATGCCAAGCTTTGGCAGGCCCAGGCAGCGGCACAGGAATGGAGTATCGCCTGA
- a CDS encoding type II toxin-antitoxin system Phd/YefM family antitoxin yields the protein MRVPSTEVQNNFGKYLKFVEVNEEIIVTKNGRDIARILPCDDPHKNLVAEEAAEYQTRGGRVTYEEFLELVESSDQRFELIDGVIYNLASPSYGHQYAVREIIGTFYIWFKNKKCIPLTSPFDVTFFKAEDNICVVQPDIVIICDPDNMDKKGKYKGVPALVVEVLSMSTRSKDIIKKLELYRQCGVKEYWMVDPKNKLINVYVLEQQEITDIRAFQKGAHEYAESACFSGLKIELAGVFL from the coding sequence ATGAGAGTTCCTTCAACGGAGGTCCAGAACAATTTTGGCAAGTATTTAAAGTTTGTGGAGGTCAATGAAGAGATCATTGTGACTAAGAATGGCAGGGATATTGCCAGAATCCTGCCCTGTGATGATCCTCATAAAAACCTGGTGGCGGAGGAGGCCGCCGAGTATCAAACCCGTGGGGGAAGGGTGACTTATGAAGAGTTTCTGGAACTGGTGGAGTCTTCCGACCAGCGGTTTGAGCTGATCGACGGCGTTATCTATAATCTGGCGTCTCCTTCTTACGGACATCAATATGCCGTTCGCGAAATAATAGGTACCTTCTATATCTGGTTTAAGAACAAAAAGTGCATTCCTCTCACTTCTCCTTTTGACGTGACCTTTTTTAAGGCGGAAGATAACATCTGTGTGGTTCAGCCGGATATCGTCATTATCTGTGACCCGGATAACATGGACAAAAAAGGGAAGTACAAAGGAGTTCCCGCCCTGGTGGTTGAAGTTCTTTCCATGTCCACCAGAAGCAAGGATATTATTAAAAAGCTGGAGCTTTACCGGCAATGCGGTGTCAAGGAGTACTGGATGGTTGATCCGAAAAATAAGCTGATCAACGTCTATGTTCTGGAGCAGCAGGAAATCACCGACATCAGGGCCTTCCAGAAGGGGGCTCATGAATATGCTGAATCGGCCTGTTTCAGTGGGTTAAAGATAGAGCTGGCCGGGGTGTTTTTATGA
- a CDS encoding helix-turn-helix domain-containing protein: MEKIKAIQAFMTGNIQKHYTLEELSARFEIPLTSMKTCFKGVYGTSVFAYMRTYRMHQAAVLLRTNRRESVAEIAGRVGYDNPGKFAMAFKKIMGKSPLEYRKSFV, translated from the coding sequence GTGGAGAAAATCAAAGCCATCCAGGCCTTTATGACTGGGAATATCCAAAAACATTATACACTGGAGGAGCTGTCGGCCAGGTTTGAGATCCCGCTTACTTCGATGAAAACCTGTTTCAAGGGCGTCTACGGAACCTCTGTTTTTGCTTATATGCGAACTTACCGCATGCATCAGGCTGCGGTACTGCTTCGTACCAACCGGCGGGAGAGCGTTGCCGAGATTGCCGGGAGAGTCGGATACGACAACCCCGGCAAATTTGCCATGGCATTTAAGAAGATTATGGGAAAGTCACCCCTTGAGTATCGCAAATCCTTTGTCTGA
- a CDS encoding ABC transporter ATP-binding protein, with protein sequence MSKKNKAGHSYSKRGKAPEILTAVSVLAGIASTLIAVYLITLLWEGKPLGALLIPTLGIALCQIIKGGFYALALWQAHEFAYSSLLTIRNGLIDKLKRLPLSFFQKHKTGELAGIVDHDVERVELYLAHTLPEVAVTGLVCGLSGVAVFILDWRMGLALIATVPLVVIILAVSSPFWKGAINDYQDSTRTVSENIMEYIATIPVIKVFAAGERKTEKVLASMDDYIGKARKAIYVQAAPMGLITVLVEGGVVLVAIVGAYILKAGPLTSSDITRFILAFILAQQFTGSLIKATTLMYNKAVYDNTMKSVERIMGEPVREQPRSGAPAVAGDIVFDQAGFSYDGTAEALTDISLIFRQNTTSAIVGPSGAGKSTIAGLLLGLWRHETGSITIAGRRIEDIPEAELTALISVVQQDNFLLNISIEENLRIGKPDATEAEIRDAAQKAQIHETIMRLPGGYQTIPGEGGVRLSGGEKQRISLARMMLKNAPIVILDEATAAVDPYNESLIHKAISELCENKTLIVIAHHLNTIAGADQIVVMNRGRVEAVGKHGELVESCSLYRSMVEAQQQAQNWNIKEAAV encoded by the coding sequence GTGAGCAAGAAAAACAAAGCCGGCCATTCCTACAGCAAACGCGGGAAAGCTCCGGAAATCTTAACAGCAGTCAGTGTCCTGGCGGGTATTGCCTCTACCCTGATTGCGGTGTACCTGATCACCCTGCTCTGGGAGGGGAAACCCTTGGGGGCCCTGCTGATCCCGACGTTGGGTATTGCCCTGTGCCAAATCATCAAAGGGGGTTTTTACGCCCTGGCCCTGTGGCAGGCTCACGAGTTTGCGTATTCGTCCCTGCTGACGATCCGCAACGGGCTCATTGACAAGCTCAAAAGGCTGCCCCTCTCTTTCTTTCAAAAACATAAAACCGGAGAGCTGGCCGGGATTGTTGACCATGATGTGGAGCGGGTCGAGCTCTATCTGGCCCATACTCTGCCTGAAGTAGCGGTGACCGGTCTGGTCTGCGGCCTGAGCGGCGTTGCTGTGTTTATTCTGGACTGGCGGATGGGGCTTGCACTCATTGCCACAGTTCCGCTGGTCGTGATTATCCTGGCGGTATCAAGTCCCTTCTGGAAAGGGGCGATCAATGATTATCAGGACAGTACGCGTACAGTATCGGAAAACATTATGGAGTACATTGCCACCATCCCGGTGATCAAGGTGTTTGCTGCGGGAGAACGCAAGACGGAAAAGGTGCTCGCCAGCATGGATGACTATATCGGGAAAGCGCGAAAGGCAATCTATGTCCAGGCGGCACCGATGGGGCTGATTACGGTGCTGGTGGAAGGCGGGGTGGTGCTGGTTGCCATTGTCGGTGCGTATATCCTGAAGGCCGGACCTCTCACCTCCTCTGATATTACCCGCTTTATTCTGGCTTTTATTTTGGCACAGCAATTCACAGGGAGCCTGATCAAAGCGACGACGCTGATGTACAATAAAGCAGTCTATGACAATACCATGAAATCAGTGGAGCGGATCATGGGGGAACCGGTCCGGGAGCAGCCCCGATCCGGTGCTCCTGCCGTAGCCGGGGACATCGTCTTTGATCAGGCGGGATTCTCTTATGATGGGACAGCCGAGGCGCTGACTGATATAAGTCTGATCTTCCGGCAAAATACCACATCAGCCATCGTCGGTCCCTCCGGTGCAGGCAAGAGCACTATCGCGGGTTTGCTGCTTGGCTTATGGCGGCACGAGACCGGAAGCATCACCATCGCAGGCCGGAGGATCGAGGATATTCCCGAAGCAGAATTAACAGCACTCATATCTGTCGTCCAGCAGGACAACTTCCTGCTCAATATCAGCATTGAGGAAAATCTCCGGATCGGCAAGCCTGACGCGACGGAAGCGGAGATCCGGGATGCCGCGCAAAAGGCGCAGATCCATGAGACGATTATGCGCTTGCCGGGGGGCTATCAAACCATACCGGGGGAAGGGGGAGTGCGGCTTTCCGGAGGTGAGAAGCAGCGGATTTCCTTGGCAAGGATGATGCTCAAGAATGCACCCATTGTGATCCTGGACGAAGCCACGGCTGCTGTGGACCCGTATAATGAATCCTTGATTCACAAGGCGATTTCCGAACTGTGTGAAAATAAGACGCTGATCGTGATTGCCCATCATCTGAATACCATTGCCGGAGCGGATCAGATTGTGGTGATGAACCGGGGGCGGGTCGAAGCAGTGGGGAAACACGGGGAATTAGTGGAGAGCTGCTCCCTTTACCGTTCCATGGTGGAGGCTCAACAGCAGGCGCAAAACTGGAATATAAAGGAGGCTGCGGTATGA
- a CDS encoding MarR family winged helix-turn-helix transcriptional regulator codes for MKFIEVDKRKRYYGTDVPIYIAEIHMLGAIAEHEGIHMASLAEHMGVTKGFVSEIMAKLKKKGLVIKERDSHNQTKIILKLTEKGKLANENHLKFHRMIDEAIIELLSDQEEGKISFLEEFSDGFTRKMASIDAEI; via the coding sequence ATGAAGTTCATCGAAGTCGATAAGAGGAAGCGGTATTATGGAACCGATGTTCCCATCTATATCGCAGAGATTCATATGTTGGGCGCAATTGCTGAACATGAAGGAATCCATATGGCGAGTTTGGCGGAACATATGGGGGTGACCAAAGGATTTGTTTCGGAAATCATGGCCAAACTCAAGAAAAAAGGTCTGGTGATCAAAGAGAGAGATAGCCATAATCAAACGAAGATCATCCTCAAGCTGACTGAAAAAGGCAAATTGGCCAACGAGAATCATCTTAAATTCCACCGGATGATTGATGAGGCGATTATAGAACTGCTGTCAGACCAAGAGGAGGGTAAAATTAGTTTTTTAGAAGAATTCTCAGATGGTTTTACCAGGAAGATGGCTTCTATCGATGCGGAGATATAA